One Candidatus Limnocylindrales bacterium genomic region harbors:
- a CDS encoding cytochrome c gives MRTLLPDWMHLFACVIASGALAAGCATTSREQASSASRQAAQANGRQMTSEDHMSRAGELRTVMKSFDAAVRKDVPGQIDEHDRWEGVYPRIADAAEKLEVAARDLAGHPPKGLELPARGRFSVRGRALEDAATQLKEAAARNDADGVASARTDVASACRDCHREFRSDSKGIPEAFE, from the coding sequence ATGAGAACTCTCTTGCCCGACTGGATGCATCTCTTTGCCTGCGTGATCGCGAGCGGAGCGCTCGCGGCCGGATGCGCGACGACGTCACGCGAGCAGGCGTCTTCCGCATCGCGCCAGGCCGCGCAGGCGAACGGACGCCAGATGACGAGCGAAGATCACATGAGCCGTGCCGGCGAGCTTCGCACCGTGATGAAGTCGTTCGATGCGGCAGTGCGAAAAGACGTTCCGGGCCAGATCGACGAGCACGACCGGTGGGAAGGCGTCTATCCGCGCATCGCCGATGCGGCCGAGAAGCTCGAGGTCGCAGCGCGCGACCTCGCCGGACATCCGCCGAAGGGGCTCGAGTTGCCGGCGCGCGGACGCTTCTCGGTACGCGGCCGGGCGCTCGAGGATGCCGCCACGCAGCTCAAGGAGGCCGCCGCACGAAACGACGCCGACGGCGTCGCGAGCGCGCGCACCGACGTCGCGTCGGCATGCCGCGATTGTCATCGCGAGTTCCGCAGCGACTCGAAAGGCATTCCCGAGGCGTTCGAGTGA